A genome region from Gardnerella vaginalis includes the following:
- a CDS encoding phosphoglyceromutase has product MTYKLVLLRHGQSAWNKTNQFTGWVDVPLTEQGVEEAKHGGELLKEKNVLPDIVFTSLLRRAINTANYALDAADRLWIPVRRSWRLNERHYGALQGKNKSEIRQEYGDEKFMIWRRSYATPPPEIDPNDEYSQTNDPRYAGDPVPETEALANVVTRVTPYWESDIIPELKSGKTVMIAAHGNSLRAIVKMLDNLSEEEISKVNIPTAIPLLYELDENFKPIKPRGEYLDPEAAAAGAAAVAAQGQK; this is encoded by the coding sequence ATGACATATAAATTAGTATTGCTCCGACATGGTCAGAGCGCATGGAATAAGACCAATCAGTTCACTGGTTGGGTTGATGTACCGCTGACTGAGCAGGGTGTCGAGGAAGCTAAGCATGGTGGCGAGCTTCTTAAAGAGAAGAATGTTCTTCCAGACATCGTGTTCACTTCTTTGCTTCGTCGCGCTATCAACACCGCGAATTACGCGCTTGATGCAGCCGACCGCTTGTGGATTCCAGTTCGTCGTAGCTGGCGTTTGAACGAGCGTCATTACGGTGCTTTGCAAGGTAAGAACAAGTCTGAGATTCGTCAGGAATATGGCGATGAGAAGTTCATGATTTGGCGTCGTTCTTACGCAACTCCACCTCCTGAGATTGATCCAAACGATGAGTATTCTCAGACGAATGATCCTCGTTACGCAGGCGATCCAGTTCCAGAAACTGAAGCTTTGGCGAACGTTGTGACTCGCGTAACTCCTTACTGGGAGTCGGATATTATTCCAGAGCTTAAGTCTGGCAAGACTGTGATGATTGCTGCTCACGGCAACAGCTTGCGCGCAATCGTTAAGATGCTCGATAACTTGAGCGAGGAAGAGATTTCCAAGGTGAATATTCCAACCGCTATTCCTCTGCTTTACGAGTTGGATGAGAACTTCAAGCCAATCAAGCCTCGTGGTGAGTATTTGGATCCAGAAGCTGCTGCTGCTGGTGCTGCCGCCGTGGCTGCTCAGGGTCAGAAGTGA
- a CDS encoding BspA family leucine-rich repeat surface protein, protein MRGSLHNNVIGLVAVFATIAMTMEFTGNVANAETASGVSKSISRTTSNTKVSESPETDVTKTAERSSAESEPSASNIYNEWGTASSGINLNIKLEKNNDKNEEGTLTLHIKPVDDKQIARITTQLKNSTVHVNNSKFELSTVASKITKVVFDKQITMSVSENMFKDMNNLESVENINNIKFKEDKSKDKNQADIVTTAYMFEDCTKLKHIGGIENWDLTNVVNADGMFDGCSSIATLDLESWKVPNLELAQGMFMNMKALTTLTLFKQKEASLTRINNMFTGDQKLNELNNIADLKTSKVVEFYQTFAKTGLTTLDLSKWDTSAAGTDKTETLGGMYAMFALMPNLKSIKFGKKWNTSNVTNMSSMFYNDSNLKSIDVSNWNTKKVTDMHYMFEGSGIQSLNISGWTVPQGTVDIPDGNGKTYKVSTSSNMLYTNNLRDVTFPRVNIYSSIPVGVWRDSSGISGVNPGENIDLITNTKSSKKSNEPAKRPVTSTKTIIRKVRDYIKVTFKTSGKNSKTVNCVADVLQGKDPATKKANTYSINGIQNFISCKQEDANKASRSASGSFTMTLAQVKSALGIKSGDTVKWDIDETPVAKSIKEIVRGQGVNAVHTGIFHPARDKDAKDVIANNKKEQSDSVFGAYILLPWKDVTFTAHVTHNPSNPGGGSNPSGSDPIKDTNPIKDVNPGSSPDGSNPSGSDPIKDMDLGKDVNPDSYSDESLSDANPNHQNISIDSTILHNGGNSVKTKGIRNNTYEKNIKKSNNDGEKNIAGQGHESVPMLARTGSVIAELSMYAYAVMCAGIAVFAWKWNRFATSRGSHLRK, encoded by the coding sequence ATGAGGGGTAGTCTGCATAATAACGTTATTGGTTTGGTTGCTGTTTTTGCGACTATTGCAATGACAATGGAGTTTACTGGCAATGTAGCTAATGCTGAAACTGCTAGCGGTGTATCTAAAAGTATATCTAGAACTACTTCTAATACTAAGGTTAGTGAGAGTCCTGAAACAGATGTTACAAAAACTGCAGAAAGGTCTTCCGCTGAATCTGAACCATCAGCGAGTAACATCTATAATGAATGGGGAACAGCTTCCTCTGGCATTAATTTGAATATTAAACTAGAAAAAAATAATGATAAGAATGAAGAAGGAACTCTAACTCTTCATATTAAGCCTGTTGATGATAAGCAAATAGCTCGTATAACTACACAGTTGAAAAACAGTACAGTACATGTAAACAACTCAAAGTTCGAATTATCAACTGTTGCTAGCAAAATTACTAAAGTTGTATTTGATAAACAAATTACGATGAGTGTATCTGAGAACATGTTTAAGGACATGAACAATTTGGAGAGTGTTGAAAATATAAATAACATTAAGTTTAAAGAAGATAAAAGCAAAGATAAAAACCAAGCCGACATTGTTACAACGGCATATATGTTTGAGGATTGCACAAAACTTAAACATATTGGTGGTATTGAAAACTGGGATTTAACTAATGTTGTTAATGCTGATGGCATGTTCGACGGATGCTCTTCTATTGCAACTTTAGACCTAGAAAGCTGGAAAGTTCCTAATTTGGAATTAGCTCAAGGCATGTTTATGAATATGAAAGCTCTGACGACTTTGACGTTGTTTAAACAAAAAGAAGCCAGTTTAACTCGTATTAATAACATGTTTACGGGTGATCAAAAATTAAACGAACTCAATAATATTGCTGATTTAAAAACATCAAAGGTAGTTGAATTCTATCAAACATTTGCTAAGACTGGTTTAACTACTTTAGACTTATCTAAATGGGATACTTCCGCAGCAGGAACAGATAAAACCGAAACGTTAGGCGGAATGTATGCGATGTTTGCATTAATGCCAAATCTTAAATCGATAAAATTTGGTAAAAAATGGAATACAAGCAATGTAACAAATATGTCTTCAATGTTTTATAACGATTCCAACTTGAAGTCTATTGATGTGTCTAACTGGAATACTAAAAAAGTCACAGACATGCATTATATGTTTGAAGGATCTGGTATTCAATCTTTAAATATTAGCGGATGGACGGTTCCTCAAGGAACTGTAGATATTCCTGATGGTAATGGTAAGACCTATAAAGTAAGTACTTCTTCAAATATGTTATATACCAATAATTTGCGTGACGTAACATTTCCTCGCGTCAATATTTATTCCTCTATTCCAGTAGGCGTTTGGCGTGATTCCTCTGGAATATCAGGTGTAAATCCAGGTGAGAATATTGATCTTATTACTAATACAAAATCCTCTAAAAAGTCAAACGAGCCTGCTAAAAGGCCTGTTACTAGTACGAAAACAATTATTCGTAAAGTACGAGACTACATTAAAGTAACTTTCAAGACAAGCGGTAAGAATAGTAAAACTGTTAATTGCGTAGCGGATGTATTGCAAGGCAAAGATCCTGCAACCAAGAAAGCCAATACTTACTCAATTAATGGAATTCAAAACTTTATTAGTTGCAAGCAAGAAGATGCAAATAAAGCTAGTAGGTCTGCTAGTGGTTCGTTTACTATGACTCTTGCTCAAGTAAAAAGTGCGTTAGGAATTAAATCAGGCGATACTGTTAAGTGGGATATTGATGAAACTCCAGTAGCAAAAAGCATTAAAGAGATAGTTCGTGGGCAAGGTGTAAATGCTGTTCACACAGGCATCTTCCATCCTGCAAGAGATAAAGATGCTAAAGATGTAATTGCTAACAATAAAAAAGAGCAGTCCGATTCTGTTTTTGGTGCCTATATTCTTTTGCCTTGGAAAGATGTTACGTTCACTGCGCATGTGACGCACAATCCATCGAATCCAGGTGGTGGTTCTAATCCAAGTGGTTCTGATCCGATTAAGGATACGAATCCGATTAAGGATGTGAATCCTGGTTCTAGCCCAGACGGTTCTAATCCAAGTGGTTCTGATCCGATTAAGGATATGGATTTAGGTAAGGATGTGAATCCTGATTCTTATTCAGACGAAAGCCTATCTGACGCTAATCCTAATCATCAAAATATTTCTATTGACTCTACGATTTTGCATAATGGTGGTAATTCTGTAAAAACAAAAGGTATTCGCAATAACACGTATGAAAAGAATATTAAGAAATCTAATAATGATGGAGAGAAAAATATTGCTGGTCAGGGTCACGAATCTGTGCCTATGCTGGCTCGCACTGGTAGTGTAATTGCTGAATTAAGCATGTATGCGTATGCGGTGATGTGCGCTGGAATTGCTGTGTTCGCATGGAAGTGGAATCGTTTTGCTACTTCGCGTGGAAGCCACTTGCGTAAATAA
- the phoU gene encoding phosphate signaling complex protein PhoU: MRVIFNEEMKAVASNIERMAELVAKAMNDAGNALLNADLESAQTVIDNDAQLDSLEASVIDQCLTLLARQNPVATDLREVVATMRLAATFERMGDLTSHVAQITRRTWPDSAIPSQAKETVEAMVSFLRVLSVQLTDMLSKRDVQVADAIIHGDDKMDKLHEDIFALVEGENWNGTRKQLIDLVLLSRFMERIGDHSVAAARQVVFIVSGFDPTKKPEPDKDTVVA; this comes from the coding sequence ATGCGAGTGATTTTCAACGAAGAAATGAAAGCAGTTGCATCAAACATCGAACGCATGGCTGAGCTTGTTGCAAAAGCAATGAACGATGCTGGAAATGCTTTATTAAATGCTGATTTAGAATCTGCACAAACAGTTATAGACAATGATGCTCAACTAGATTCACTAGAAGCTAGCGTTATAGATCAATGCTTAACATTGCTAGCTAGACAAAATCCTGTAGCAACAGACTTGCGAGAAGTAGTGGCAACCATGCGTTTGGCTGCGACTTTTGAACGCATGGGCGATTTAACAAGTCACGTTGCACAAATCACAAGACGCACATGGCCTGATTCCGCAATACCAAGCCAAGCAAAAGAAACAGTTGAGGCGATGGTTAGCTTCCTTCGTGTTCTTTCTGTGCAACTAACTGACATGCTTTCAAAGCGAGATGTTCAAGTAGCCGATGCAATTATTCACGGCGACGATAAGATGGATAAGCTACATGAAGACATTTTTGCTCTTGTAGAAGGCGAAAATTGGAACGGCACTAGAAAACAGTTGATTGACTTAGTGCTTCTAAGCAGATTCATGGAACGCATAGGCGATCATTCAGTTGCTGCAGCAAGACAAGTAGTATTTATTGTTTCAGGATTTGACCCAACTAAAAAACCAGAACCAGATAAAGACACAGTTGTGGCATAA
- the lysS gene encoding lysine--tRNA ligase, whose amino-acid sequence MTDTNTAMSAAQNAAENDVTDNANEIDTVEHAEMLLAQDEAIAKRVNDGATLDEAIDPSNKEFGPLAHPEQVQMRVAKRAMMLKEGVQPYPVHLNVTDTIEKVRADFDGKLEAGEETDTEVGIAGRVLFLRNAGGLCFVKLSAGDGTTIQAMVSKKEIGEESIKSFKQMVDLGDHLYVRGRVISSKTGELSVFATEWAIAAKALQPLPALHKELSDDTRTRKPYIGMIADEKIRDMVRRRSHAVASLRRTFDSHDFLEVETPMLQTVHGGAAARPFTTHMNAFDIDLYLRIAPELFLKRCLVGGIDRVFEINRDFRNEGVDATHAPEFTMLEAYQAYGTYDTIGALTKELIQKAAVDAFGSTKVTLLNGEEYDFGGEWKQITMYGSLSEALGEEITPETSVEHLGAIADKLGVERDEVENHGKLVEHLWEHFYEDKLYEPTFVRDFPVETSPLVKGHRTKPGMVEKWDLYVRGFELATGYSELNDPVVQRERFVAQAKDALAGDVEAMDIDEDFIEALGVGMPPAGGMGMGIDRLLIALTGATIRETITFPLVKPLR is encoded by the coding sequence ATGACTGACACGAATACTGCAATGTCTGCCGCACAAAACGCCGCAGAAAATGACGTAACAGATAACGCCAATGAAATTGACACCGTTGAGCATGCTGAGATGCTTCTCGCTCAAGATGAGGCTATTGCTAAGCGAGTAAATGATGGTGCTACTCTTGACGAAGCAATTGATCCAAGCAATAAAGAGTTTGGTCCGCTTGCGCATCCAGAGCAGGTGCAGATGCGCGTTGCTAAGCGCGCGATGATGCTTAAGGAGGGTGTGCAGCCATATCCAGTGCATCTTAACGTTACGGATACTATAGAAAAGGTTCGTGCTGATTTTGACGGCAAGCTTGAAGCTGGCGAAGAAACCGATACTGAGGTTGGTATTGCAGGTCGCGTGCTTTTCTTGCGTAATGCTGGTGGCTTGTGCTTCGTTAAGCTTTCTGCTGGTGACGGCACTACGATTCAGGCGATGGTTTCCAAGAAGGAAATTGGCGAAGAATCCATTAAAAGCTTCAAGCAGATGGTGGATTTGGGTGACCACTTGTATGTTCGCGGTCGCGTGATTTCTTCTAAGACTGGCGAGCTTTCCGTATTTGCAACTGAGTGGGCGATTGCAGCTAAGGCTTTGCAGCCACTTCCAGCTTTGCACAAGGAATTAAGCGACGATACTCGTACGCGCAAGCCGTATATTGGCATGATTGCAGACGAGAAGATTCGCGATATGGTTCGCAGGCGTTCGCATGCAGTGGCTTCTCTTCGTCGCACTTTCGACAGCCACGACTTCTTGGAAGTTGAAACACCAATGTTGCAAACGGTTCACGGCGGTGCTGCTGCTCGTCCGTTCACAACTCACATGAATGCTTTCGACATTGATCTTTATTTGCGTATTGCGCCAGAGCTTTTCTTGAAGCGCTGCTTGGTTGGTGGCATTGACCGCGTATTTGAAATCAACCGCGATTTTAGAAACGAAGGCGTGGACGCAACTCACGCTCCAGAGTTTACAATGCTCGAGGCATATCAAGCTTACGGTACTTACGATACGATTGGTGCTCTTACTAAAGAGCTGATCCAAAAGGCTGCTGTAGACGCATTCGGCTCCACTAAGGTGACTTTGCTTAATGGCGAAGAGTACGATTTTGGCGGCGAATGGAAGCAGATCACCATGTACGGTTCGCTTTCAGAAGCTTTGGGCGAGGAGATTACGCCAGAAACTTCTGTTGAGCATTTGGGCGCAATAGCAGACAAGCTTGGAGTTGAGCGCGACGAAGTTGAGAATCACGGCAAGTTGGTTGAGCACTTGTGGGAGCACTTCTACGAGGATAAGCTTTATGAGCCAACGTTTGTGCGTGACTTCCCAGTGGAGACCAGCCCGCTTGTTAAGGGTCATCGTACGAAGCCTGGAATGGTTGAAAAGTGGGATTTGTATGTGCGCGGATTTGAGCTTGCAACTGGCTACTCCGAGCTTAACGATCCTGTTGTGCAGCGTGAGCGCTTTGTGGCTCAAGCTAAGGATGCTTTGGCTGGAGACGTTGAGGCAATGGATATTGACGAGGACTTCATTGAGGCTCTCGGCGTTGGTATGCCTCCTGCTGGTGGTATGGGAATGGGTATTGATCGTTTGCTGATTGCTCTTACGGGCGCAACCATTCGCGAGACGATTACGTTCCCACTCGTTAAGCCTCTTCGCTAA